Genomic window (Mus caroli chromosome 14, CAROLI_EIJ_v1.1, whole genome shotgun sequence):
ttccaggctagcctgtgctGGGTTGCTGTCCTCGAACAGTTAGCACTCTGAGCTCTACCTGTTCCAATCAGATTAACTAGTCCTATGACTCCTACACAGTCGGCATTCAGAAATTAACAGACCAGCCTGAAGCCTACAATTCCAGCCCTCCACAGGGTGAGGGAGTTGAAGAACGAGGAATTTGAGGCCTGTTTGGGGGTACgtctcaatgaatgaatgaacaaataaataaataaaatttaaattgaagGGTTGCTTTGCTCTTCTTCTGGGCGGAGAGAATGTTTTGCTAATCACACAATTCTTCAGTGTATTAGCGTCTGTTTTGAGAAATAAACCCCTATAGGCATGCTCAAGTGATAGATGCCTCCGTGTAGCCAAGCAAGAGGCCAAAGCTCCATTCTAATTTCGTTTACTTTCAAGAACGAGTTACCAATTAAgacatacttaaaaaaacaaattataaatcaGTCAAAAGCGgtattaaataaaatgcataacATCTGCTAGCCAGTGATAGACGTCTAAGTGCTAACGTTTAATGGTTTTCATTTACTGTATGCCATGCGCACACGTGTgaatttgtgtgcatgcatgtgaggtTTGAAGTGAATTCCGAGACTCTTCCTTAATCACTTGTCACATGATACACTGAGACAGGCCTCTGGCTGTACCAGAACTTGTGGATTCAACTCATAGTAGTTGGCCAGATGGACCTACGGgttccatctctgcatccctgagtAGTAGGGGGAGTTGCTGCAGCCAGCAGCCACACCttcctctgacttcttccttgACTTCTGGGTACCTGAAGTCCAGTCCTCACATGAGTGGAACACTTTATCACTCAGTGGTTAACACTGAGCCCCTTTCTCAGCcctcttggtctttttttttttttggctcctaGTTAGTGACTACTTATTCCGACCAAATGCACAGTGCCTTTGGTAAAACTTAGTGCCATTATTCACCAGGTCCTCTCAAATCCTGCCATCTAAGTCTGTAGTTCTCAGTACATGCAGTCGTAATCGCTTTCTCTTTGGATGAAGAGCCAAACCAGTGGCGACATACTTCAGATGTCTATCTTCATGACAGCCAGTGTTCAGCCAAACCAGGTAGGCCTTGATAAATTTCTGACCTGgttttctcagaggagaaaaaaaaatgtatctgtccaaatcaaaaatagaaatgaatgatGCTAATCTTAATGGATACAGACAATAGATTAGTTAGATACTGGCAAAATGACCCAACTTGTTAATTACAAATGTTCATATTACTTTTGCTTGACGTGACATTTCATGCTAGGTCAGTTTTGAACTCAGTCTGTCTCGCCTACCGAGTgcctgaattccaagtttgtacTTCCATGCCTTGTTTGGGCTGTGCCAGAGACTGAATCCAGGCCTCTCTTTGCAGGGTATCAAatactctgccaactgagctacacctcttGAGACTGATTTAACCAAAATAGTCCAAAACATGAAGATAAAAATGTggtttttgtgtgtataagtaAATGTTAGGTATTGTATCCTGGGTCTCACACAAGGTAAACACTCTATCCTGGGTtatatctcaaaacaaatgacTCTTTGCTGTAGAATCTAATTAGTGTCAAAACTGATACTGAACACCCATGCTGTGGTCCTTTTGCACATTTAGGAAAGGAAGGTAAATAGTCACTTGTGGGTGTAACTCCAACTGAAATCCCACATCCAGGAAACCTTTCATCATGCCCTTAAAAGCTCACACATGACAACGAACCTATCGATGATCCACTGTTACGCTCTGTGCAATGAACTGAGCAGACCCATTTATCTGACATCACCAATACCTTAGGGACTCTGGAGTTGAACAGTCCTCGGGACAGACATGTCCTGAAGAAAGAAGGTACGCCGGCAGTTGGGTTGGAATTACATCCCTGGGTTTTGGCTTTCTTCTTTCAGACAATCCCCAGAGCATGCTCCAACATGGCAGAAATTTGGCAAGGCCTTCAAATCTCTCCctcaaaacacacaaatgaatgttTCAAGTAACAACAGTCCAGTTGTCATTGGTAAATGAATCTCAAATACATAGTATGCACAGATTTGAGAAAAATGTTAAGACGAATCAAACTTTAAAACCGACTCCATGTTCAGCAGTTCCTTTCGCCTGTATCATTACTTTTAACTTATTATATCAAAATAGAGTTATCGGATCATCAACTCAGTTTGTTACCAGTGTCTTAATTTTCAATAGAAACTAACATTTTGAGATTATTATTCCTCTGTTCCCAAGTGAGGCTGTTATTTTTAACTCTTACCACAATGTGTAAGACCTAATTGATTTTAATCTATCTGGTCATAAGTATTTAATTTTCATGGCTAAAAATGAATTCTATACTGGTATAGGCAAATTCAACACTGAATAGGTCAGTTAGAAACTCCTTGAGGAATCCAGCTTCCTTATTTACTTTAAACAAATTATTTCTGCTAGCACTTAACATATTTATACACCAAGTCCTCTCTGTTCTAACTTCAGTTGACTATCCTTGGATTTCCAAATCAACGAGCATGCTTGACTTCCGAGCTCTTTAAAGACACGCTAAAGTACAATGCAATCTCTAGGTCAGCAGCCAGACTGACTGCAGATAAACCTGTTGAGGGACGATGGTGCATACAGATCTCTAGGCCGCACTAGAGATTCTGATTTGGTAATTATGGAGAGAAAACTTTAAATCTAACTTCAATAAGCATTCACTAGCATCTGCTGCCACTTATGTACAAAACTGCTCTGAAAACTGCTTACACAGTCCAAGAAAATTTTGACTTTCGCAATTTTTATAactctcacaaaaaaaaaaaaaaaaaaaaaaaaggaaaagctgggCTGGTGCATGAAGCACAGTGCTAGGTCTGAATGACTGTGCTTTCCAAATCTTTAAGACGACCATGAGTAAGAAGCCCTGCTTCACTTTCCcgctttctagttctttctgaaatcACCAGTGAGAAATCAAACCCAACATTCCATGAGCATTCGGTATCTCCGAGTTGAAGCTAAAAGTAAGCAACTTATAACTTAATTGAGGCTTGTGTTGTCTGGAGTAAGTTCAGAGACCAGTTTAGGCAGCCATAGGGTTCCTTGAAAgcccatttaaaacaaaacaaaacaaaacagaagacaacttgcaCTAAGACCTCTTCACACAAGAGAACAGGAAACAAGAGATTAAGCTAGAACAGCAGGGAAATAATTTCCTAGACTTCCGGGGATTCTTGGCAGCAAAATGCTAggcttttgggaaaaaaaaaaagaaaattcaccagCCACCAGGTGACTAATATTGTCAAGATGGGCCTGTAGCAGCTTGTGTCTTTGTTCCCACAAGACAGCTCTTGAACACTCTGATTTTTTTGCCATACTGCACGCTTACATAGGAGTAAAACTAACTTTCTATATAATGTGATTCAGGTCAGAGATATGAACCGGCACACTTGGATTTGAAATATCTGACCAACCTGAatcaaaatagtatttttaatgttttttttttccaataaagaaCATGGTGTGATGTTGATGAACCGCAGAATTTAAAGCAAATAAACACACAGTAGGAAGAACCATGGCCAGCTtaagtgaagaaaacattttttccttcctccGTTATAAGGATCCGCCTGCACACAGACACGTTCCACGTCTGACAGACAAGTACTCAGTGTTTATTGAGCAAACTCGTTCCTCTAGTTTTGAGTCTCTTTGACATCCATTTTTAATACTGTATATTAGGAAAAAATTCTAACCGTTAATCTTTCTGGAATGTCTTCTAAGTAAGTATACTCAAGATAAGAGAGTTGCCAGGTAGAGCCAAGGCATGCCAGCAGGTCTGCAAAAGACTGGGAAGAACAGGACACGACAGAGTCAAAGGACCTTCTGACACTTAACAAAACTCAGACTCTAGTACTCGGCTGGTTTGTCCTGACAGGCAACAGCATCTCTGAAAGCCACGAGTTGCCCTAAAAAGGACTCTTGTGCAGATAAGCGAATCTACTGGAGAGAATACCTTGACATAAAACGTGGCTTCTTACAtttgaaacaaacaagaaaccaggtaaaataagacaaaacaagctCAGCTTAATTTCAAAcgttaatatattttctattttatattgaaCATAGCATCTGTAACCTCTCCTTTGCAGCAACCATCACATCCTCATAAAAGGGGCAAAATTTATGATgcctcttaaaataaatattcttttttttataaaataataaaacttcaaataaatattctttacaCTAAACAATATGttgaaaaaattagaaaataaaggtTGAATTTTACTGTAACTGTACAATATACATCAAGTCCAAAGGGAGATCAGAGACTTACAATAAAGGTTtcctgtaaggcaaaatacaatCTAAAAACATACTGATTGATTCACATTCTTCCGAATGTACAACATATTAGTATAATATTTTGTGACTGTGCCATGAAGCATAGCacaacttgtttttttctttcacagttgCAAATATTATCGTATATACAAAAATATAGCACATTATCTCTGGAGAAAACAAGGAGGGGTCCGGGAGCCATTTGCTAATTTACACATTTTGCATGGACTATTCACAAACAAGAACAACTTCTTCGCCTAGGAGTATTTGCTGCTTTAGCTTATGCAATGTGGGTCAAACTTCTGTTGCCCTTCCTTGGGGTTCCATTAGCTGAATTCTAGCAAGCGTATCAGTTAAAATGGCACAtggaccaaaaaaagaaaagagaaagaaaagcctcTCACTGCAAACCACAAATCCCCTAACCCTCTACGAACAGTGCCAAGATTACAACTGTTTAGTTGGTTGCATATGTGttaaaaagggaggggggggcggggaaCGGGAGGGGGCGGAGCAACAATCCCTATTACTGCAATATTCCTGATTAATAATGCTATGTCGGCTTTTCAAAGTTCCTGGGGGGGACAGTGGGAACTTTGCAGCAAACTGTATTTGAGTTTTTACAACGACAGCCCGGCCTGTTCACTCGATCATAACACCCCTGGCACAATTTAAGGCAACCCTTGGCTGGAAGGTAACACCATAAACAAGGCAAAAACAGAGACATGACTCCCATCGCTGACCATCGCGTACAACAATGGGACTGGCTGCAAGAGCACGGGTTGTCAGCACAATTGTCCTCATCGTCATTGGAGCAGTGATAGAAGAGACCtttcacacagcacacacaagtcCCATAGTCAATGACGTTCTGGGCTGAGCAGAGGCACTGCTTGTCACAGATCCAGTCCGACGGCAGGGGCCTCGGGTAGGTGCACTCCTTACACTTGCACTTGCCGCAGTCCTCACACCTGTAGGCATGCAGACCCAAATCATCTTTGCTCAGTGGCTTAAGCTCACCAGGCTTGAGCTCAGATTTAGGCTGCACTCGGATTATTccatcagcagcagcaggccCGGGGGAGAAGGACGGTCCTAACAGTCTCTGTTCCGAGGAGCTGCTGCTGGTACTTGTCCTTGTACTGCTCCGAGACCCTGAGCTGACAGTGCTGATGGACCTGGACAGAGGGGCCCGTGAAGAATGGACCTGCGAGGGCTGGAGCCTGGGAGGCTGGCGGTGCTCGGGCAGACCGTGGAGTCTTTCATGTTTGTGCTGAGTGGAGGGGCGAGGAGCAGGCTTGAGCCCAGGTCTTGGGACCACAGTAGGTCCCTCTGTGTACTCATTGGTGTTTCGGATGGCTCTGATCTGATCCAGAGACAAGACGTGTACCTGCTGGGTAAGGGCATCTCTAGGATCCGGCTCCCCGCGCTGCCTGCCACTGTCATGGGTTGTCTGCAGCAAAGGCTGCGACCCGTTGCCACTCTGAGCTCTGGCCTCCATCAGGTCTTGGCGGTGTGTTCACCCCAGCAGGCTTAGAACACATCTGAACTCCTGGGGAaaccaagaggaaagaaaatggttTACACTCTAAGACTTCCCATTCTCCACCCACCAGACTCGGCAACTCTTCCACTTCCCTCATCCTCTGGAGAAAATGGGACTTGGAAATGCGCTGGTAGTGGCGAGGTAGGAGAACAGCCGATGGTGGAGGCATGTTCTCAAAAGTGAAAATTAAGGCTAGGCACTGACAGTTCTGCAGTCTTAATAAGTGCAGAAACTCAAAGCTAAGCTCTACCGATTCACTGAATGCTTTACTCAAATAAACATGCAATTTAGAAGGCTCCGGCTCGATGAAAAAATTGTCAGGAAACGCTGGGGCATAACCGCTACCAACAGATTCACAGGTATACTCTTCAGATTTTGAAGTAGGTTTAAGTTTGTCGTGATCATTTTTACATGAAACACCAACAGATACCTACAAATCGGTcaagtcagtttttttttttacatcacaCTTGCACCGTGAGTGGTCTAATCCCTATCTTTTTCCAATCTATGATAAAAAGTACATTTCAAGGGCAATTAAAgtggagttttaaataaatattattagcaTAAAGTTATATAATTAAAGTAAGTCATCTCGAATCCCATTAGGTAGCACATGAAAATAAAGTTCTAAGACCAGAACTTGTAAATCAAATATTCTACAGACCCACATCCTAGGCGTCTAGCCTTAGGTTCCGAACcacaagtcattttttttaataaataaagcaTGCAAAAAAACCATGATTTTCTCATCTTGAAAAATACCCGAGAGCACAAAGCAAGTAACTGCAACAAGAAAAGTTTTAGGAATCTGAAGTGTCACAGTGGAAGCCTATGATCCTGTCAAGTAAACTTAAAAATTACAGTCATGCTTCGATTTAAGtaccatcccatcccctctcccgagtccacatgaaaataaagaaaaataaggaaaaccggatttttttttttaacccaaccTCTGCTTTTTGGAAAAGGACAGCGAACAAGGCAGGTGGCAAACCAGACAGAGCTGGAAACCGGATCTGCTCACCTCCAACAGCAAGGTACACAAGGCTGTTCTTCGCTTTCAACCCGTTTATCGGCTCTATCTGCGCCCCCACACAGTCCCCAGCAGGTGGGACTCAGCCAGAACCCCGGGGGACTTTTCTCCAAGCGGACTGACGCTGTCCAGGGGCCAGCCCGGCCCCTCCCGTGTACAATCcgcagaagctgaggcaggcaggggGCGCGGGCGCCTCCGAAGGGGACGTGTCATGAAAGGCACGAGCACactttcccctcctccacccccgcGGCTAAAATTTCCCCCAACCCAAGAGGAACTGCCATTCGGCCCCAAGAGGGGGAGCCACTCTAACACGCCCACCCCCCCGCCGCAAGGTCACCACAAGGTGTTTCTGCGAAGGCCCTCAAAACGCCCGTCCTCACTAGTTTCCAAAGCCGACGGCCCGAGGAAGAGAGCCGGGCTCAGGACGCACAGCTTGCACCCACACTCCCAGAGCGACTCCACCGGGCAATGACCGTAGCAATCACTGCCTGTAATCTGCACACGCCTACCTTCTTTTAGATCAGAAAGAATAAGACATTTCTTAAAACGAAAGAAAAATAGCTTTATCCAGAGCCCCACTGCACCCGCCAGGCATGCACAACTATGAGCCCCGGGGATCGGAAACTTTTCCGTGAGGACCTGCTTGCTGTGCAAAGTAGCATCTTtcgaaagaaaaaaagaagtgatttCTACAGATCCCTGGCCGCCTCCAACGCAGCCCCCCCCCTCCTGCGctctcccagttcctctccctccccctttgaGAGTGCTTTGAAACCCCCATTAAGAACAGTGTGTGATCAGACTAAGGATTAGGGGGAAAGGACTTCAGCACTAGGGTGGGGCAAACCGACACAGAAACCCCTTTGTAAAAAAGGCGTTAAGACTCCAAATCTTAAAAACAGTAACacaaaagagggaagggggaaaaaaaacctagcCTTTTTATTTTGCCACCTACTTCCAGGTAATGGAAAACGATCGCGACCACTTGATAACTCTTCCTGTGCTAGGTCAGCCTCAGGGtccaaatgtatttaaaaaaaaaaaaaaaaaaagcgtgaCCTAGGCCGAACCACGAAGAacggaaaaaaagagaaagctgcACTTCCGAACCGCAGAGACGCGGCGCCAGGCTGGGCGACGCTCCCACCCGCACCGGGCTAGACTGTCCACACCGGGCAGAGGCGGGGACTCCCTCCGCCTGGCACTCTCGCCTCCGCTCGCCCGCCGGGTCTCCTGGCCGGGTGAGAAGCCCAGTACCCCAGCCCCACAGGCGCCTCCGCCTCAGGATGGCTCTTCTACAACTTCAACCGAATGGAGGAACAGGTTAGCAATGCCAGAGCCTGCAACAGCGACCTAGAAAACACTTTGTGTTTTCCCTCCCTTAAAGCTCTCGGCGACTGAATCGTCGCCAATGCAGGGGTAGGAGTAGAACGCAGTGAAGCGGTCCTCCGCCCCAAACTCCTTAAGAGTGAGCTGTCGTGGGACGGGGGACACTGCATAGGCGTACCCTGTAGCCCAGCCATGGCCGAACCCCTGTTCTAGGCGAAGGAGATCCGCGGGGTAGTTCCCGAATCCTCCCGAGAAGCAAGCTGGTTTAGTGGAGAGAGGAACCCGGACCCCACTCCCGGCCGGCTATGGTTCCAGAAGGGGAAAAGCCAAACGCTCCTCACCGTGATCGCGGCTTTGCACCAACCCCTCTCCCTTGGATCCTCTTCTTCCAGCGATGTGCAAATAAATCCAGTCCCGATGCaaactttttccttctttccaaacTCTGCTTCAGTCCAACTTCCAAGCAATCGGTGGATTAAAACCACGGGGAAATTTTGGAACCCAGTCCTCCACTGTTGGAACCCTCCCGGATTCCGGGCTAGATGACCTCCCTTCCAGAAGCGCACGCGGAGtatttccttttctcccccccttctctctcctttttttttttttttttttttttttttctcaatgaacAAGAGGCCGAAGCGGCAACGTTGGCGAGTCTCTTTTTCTCCTGGTCGATGAGAGAAAGCGAGGCGAGCACGGCCTTACAAAGAACCTAAGGCCAGCTCGCCAAGATCTGGGGGCCCGGGGCTGCTCCCGAGTGGAGGCAGGCGCGGGGCCGAGGGCCGGGCCGGGCGCGCGCGGGGGCCTGGGCGCTGCGCGCTCCGCCGGCCCCTCTCCTCCGCTGGCGCTGCGGCGCGCAGCTCTCGCTCGTGCAGACTGGGCGTTGCGGAGGCGCGGCGGCGAAGccgaggcgggggtgggggtgcggaGGGGGAGGAGGCGGCgggggaggagggtctggggcCCGGccggggatgggggggggagatCGGGGGGGGGAGGGCGCCGCTGGCCTGCGCCCTCGCCTTTCCGGAGGAGGCAGGGAGCTCTGCAGCGGCCGCGGCAGCAGTAAATGGCGTCATGTGGATCCGAGGCGGAACAGAGCAGTTGTTGTCCCAGAGGATATATCGCATCCGGTCCCAGCTCATTGGCTCCGCGGGGC
Coding sequences:
- the Spry2 gene encoding protein sprouty homolog 2, which gives rise to MEARAQSGNGSQPLLQTTHDSGRQRGEPDPRDALTQQVHVLSLDQIRAIRNTNEYTEGPTVVPRPGLKPAPRPSTQHKHERLHGLPEHRQPPRLQPSQVHSSRAPLSRSISTVSSGSRSSTRTSTSSSSSEQRLLGPSFSPGPAAADGIIRVQPKSELKPGELKPLSKDDLGLHAYRCEDCGKCKCKECTYPRPLPSDWICDKQCLCSAQNVIDYGTCVCCVKGLFYHCSNDDEDNCADNPCSCSQSHCCTRWSAMGVMSLFLPCLWCYLPAKGCLKLCQGCYDRVNRPGCRCKNSNTVCCKVPTVPPRNFEKPT